A genomic window from Pyxicephalus adspersus chromosome 2, UCB_Pads_2.0, whole genome shotgun sequence includes:
- the NINJ2 gene encoding ninjurin-2, translating into MEHVCPDMAPTLRSAPCHTNRSSSSSASPHQHRDMGTPRERISVEVGGNPGERSRGSSINLNHYATKKSLAESMLDVALFMANATQLKAVLEQGPSFTYYVTLITLITLSLALQLVIGILLIVIARKNLNDVSKQHSLNIMNNVATALVFLTVLINIFITAFGVQKTGLYPYRGPREVQ; encoded by the exons ATGGAACATGTGTGTCCAGACATGGCCCCCACCCTCCGCTCTGCGCCCTGCCACACtaacagaagcagcagcagcagtgccTCCCCACATCAGCACAGAGACATGGGTACTCCAAGGGAAAGGATCAGTGTGGAG GTGGGTGGTAATCCAGGAGAGCGGTCAAGAGGATCATCCATCAATCTGAACCATTATGCCACCAAGAAGAGCTTGGCAGAAAGCATGCTGGATGTGGCACTGTTTATGGCGAACGCAACTCAGCTGAAAGCAGTCCTTGAACAAGGGCCAAGCTTCACCTATTATGTTACCCTCATCACCCTCATCACCCTATCCCTGGCCTTACAGCTGGTCATCGGAATACTTCTCATTGTTATCG CTCGGAAAAACCTGAACGATGTTTCCAAGCAACACAGTCTGAATATAATGAACAACGTGGCCACCGCACTTGTGTTTCTCACCGTTCTAATAAACATCTTTATCACAGCGTTTGGGGTGCAGAAAACAGGCCTGTACCCCTACAGGGGGCCACGAGAGGTGCAGTGA